CACCTACTTCATCTCCTCCACTGTGGGCAAGCGCTACTCTGAGGCCGCCGATGCTGGCGACACCCGCAAGGACACCTACGTGGGCCACGAGCTGCTCAACATGGAGGCGCCCCTGAAGCTGATGAACCCACTCAAGTATGGCATCGTGGTGGACTGGGACTGCGTACAGAGCATCTGGGAGTACGTCTTCCACACGGCCATGAAGATCCCCCCCGAAGAGCACGCTGTGCTGGTCTCTGACCCCCCGCTCAGCCCCAGCAGCAACCGGGAGAAGTATGCAGAGCTCATGTTCGAGACCTTTGGTATCCCTGCCATGCACGTGACGTCCCAGTCGCTGCTGTCCATCTACTCGTATGGCAAGACCTCGGGCCTGGTCGTGGAGAGCGGGCATGGCGTCTCGCACGTGGTGCCCATCTCGGAAGGAGACGTGCTTCCAGGCCTGACGGGCCGCGCCGACTATGCTGGGAGCGACCTCACCACCTACCTGCTGCAGCTGCTCAACGAGGCCGGCCACAAGTTCACGGACGACCACCTGCACATCATCGAGCACATCAAGAAGAAGTGCTGCTACTCGGCACTCGTGCCTGAGCAAGAGCTCGGCCTGGGCCTGGAGGAGGTGCGCGTGGACTACGAGCTCCCCGACGGCCAGCTCATCACCATCGGCCAGGAACGCTTCCAGTGCGCCGAGATGCTCTTCAAGCCCACCCTGGTGGGCAGCAACCAGCCGGGCCTCCCCGCGCTCACCACCGCCTGCCTGGACCGCTGCCAGGAGGCGGGCTTCAAGGAGGAGATGGCCGCCAACGTGCTGCTGTGTGGTGGCTGCACCATGTTGGAAGGCTTCCCCGAGCGCTTCCAGAGGGAGCTGAGCCTCCTCTGCCCCGGGGACAGCCCTGCAGTGGCCGCTGCTCCTGAGAGGAAGACCTCCGTGTGGACTGGCGGCTCCATCCTGGCCTCCCTGCAGGCCTTCCAGCAGCTGTGGGTCAGCAAGGAAGAGTTTGaggagcggggcggggcggccaTCTACAGCAAGTGCTGAGCGGCGGTGCCCTGGTAGGCGAGGCCTGGCGGTCAGGTGGCCTCTGGCCACTCTATACACATTTACAGAATTTCACATAAAACTTTAACGTGCACTGGTTCTTGTGTGGTCTGGATTTCTTGCTCTAGTCTGACAGCAGGTGGTGGGGATTTGGGCTTAGAAATCTCAGCACCTTTGGCTCTGCTGGGTCAAGAGTAGCAGATgggcagtggggcagggggcTGTGCCTCACTGACCCATCCCCCTGAACCCCCGGCATGAAGGTGACATCGTCTCAGAGCCCAGTGTGTTCCCTTAGCTCCTTGGAGCTCAAAACACAGCTCAGCGACATACTGCTTGTTTGTCTGTGGGCCAAGAGGCAAACAAAGGCTCATATTAAGGGACTAGCTTGGGACCTGTTGTccggtgggggtgggaggcttaGCCAGGTGTCCTGTTTTTGGCCCTGATGGTCACATCTTCCTACCGCTGCAAACAGCCTCATCCTTGCTTGATCTCCCAGGCTCGCTCTCTAACCCCTCACTGCCTGCCCTTTTCAGGGGCGTAGACCATGGGCATGCATCTTCTGATTGTGAGGGGCCATTTCCCTACCAACCCCAGCCAAAACTGCAGCTACTTTTGCACTCAGAGCAAAGCCACTGAATCTAGAAAAACCAGAAAGCCCTTTAGAAATCATGTGATTCTCTCCCTGCTGTAGACATGGGGAAACAGGACCAGGAGGGAGGTGCCTGTGTCAATGGTTGAGCCCAAGTTTTCTGACCTAGGTTATGATTGTTTCCAGAAGGGCAAACATGGTTGCTTTAGggtgggctgctataacaaaatatcatagaccaGGTGGCTTGCAAACAATAGAAGTTTGTTTCTGGACCCTCTAAGTCCAAGATTGGGGTGCCAGCATGGCTGTGTTCTGGAGAAAGCCCTCTTCAGGGTTGCAGACTGTCCACatcttgctgtgttctcacatggtggaagggatTAGGGAAATCTCTGAGGCCTTTTATAaaggcactgatcccattcatgatgGCTGCCCTCAGACCTagtcacttcccaaaggcccacctcatACTGTTAATCTTGGACATTAAGTTTCCAACATGAATTGGCcaagggaggtggtggggggtggggagtctaGAGCAATGGTTCTTCATGGTTAGCAACCATTAAGCACTTACCAAGCACCTACTGTGGATGGAACCCAGAGCTGGAGACACAATGACCAGAATGTGGCCCTTCCCTTGGGATTGCACACAGCCAGTGGCAGATTGGGTGGTCACCCATGTTGGTAGGGAGATGAGGCCTGAGCTCAGTGTTTCTGGGGTGGGAAGGTGGAGGTGGTGTATTGGAAAGCTGCAAATGAAGAAGGGCTAGGTGGGGTGATCACTTGGCTTCAAGACTGAGGGTGAGTGTCATGAGATTTCAGTTGAGGGATGAATGTCCAGCTATAAGAGGGTGGCTCCTTCCTATTTCCCTGCTCCCTTCTGCTGTCTGTGGGCTTGGACACTGGTGAGCTCTGTAATCTGATGGGCTACTTAATTTTCCCTGAGCTGCCTCTTACCTTAGACAGAGTCCTGATTTGGGGTGGTCCATGAGGCTGTGTCTGTCCTGGGCCTATGCTGGAGGCTGTGGACTGGTGAAAGAAC
The Prionailurus viverrinus isolate Anna chromosome D4, UM_Priviv_1.0, whole genome shotgun sequence genome window above contains:
- the ACTL7B gene encoding actin-like protein 7B isoform X1, translated to MDQPSVTSQSSGVTKALLEANPLISPHGALGCGCEKGEQRRQMATRSSPSPMPVGTAQGDPGEAGTQPGPDAGIRETGSATQLKLKPKKVRKIKALIIDLGSQYCKCGYAGEPRPTYFISSTVGKRYSEAADAGDTRKDTYVGHELLNMEAPLKLMNPLKYGIVVDWDCVQSIWEYVFHTAMKIPPEEHAVLVSDPPLSPSSNREKYAELMFETFGIPAMHVTSQSLLSIYSYGKTSGLVVESGHGVSHVVPISEGDVLPGLTGRADYAGSDLTTYLLQLLNEAGHKFTDDHLHIIEHIKKKCCYSALVPEQELGLGLEEVRVDYELPDGQLITIGQERFQCAEMLFKPTLVGSNQPGLPALTTACLDRCQEAGFKEEMAANVLLCGGCTMLEGFPERFQRELSLLCPGDSPAVAAAPERKTSVWTGGSILASLQAFQQLWVSKEEFEERGGAAIYSKC
- the ACTL7B gene encoding actin-like protein 7B isoform X2 → MATRSSPSPMPVGTAQGDPGEAGTQPGPDAGIRETGSATQLKLKPKKVRKIKALIIDLGSQYCKCGYAGEPRPTYFISSTVGKRYSEAADAGDTRKDTYVGHELLNMEAPLKLMNPLKYGIVVDWDCVQSIWEYVFHTAMKIPPEEHAVLVSDPPLSPSSNREKYAELMFETFGIPAMHVTSQSLLSIYSYGKTSGLVVESGHGVSHVVPISEGDVLPGLTGRADYAGSDLTTYLLQLLNEAGHKFTDDHLHIIEHIKKKCCYSALVPEQELGLGLEEVRVDYELPDGQLITIGQERFQCAEMLFKPTLVGSNQPGLPALTTACLDRCQEAGFKEEMAANVLLCGGCTMLEGFPERFQRELSLLCPGDSPAVAAAPERKTSVWTGGSILASLQAFQQLWVSKEEFEERGGAAIYSKC